From the genome of Bacteroidales bacterium, one region includes:
- the trxA gene encoding thioredoxin, giving the protein MKNKLLLITVFALFSFINIQSISAQNKSNKEKIITLTSENFDKNIKKGVVLVDFWATWCRPCLMQNPILEKLADTLKNKISIGKLDIDKNKDIAKRYGISRIPTTIIFVDGKAIDKELGVQSIDMLLRRLSPYIKK; this is encoded by the coding sequence ATGAAAAACAAATTGCTTTTAATAACTGTTTTTGCTTTATTTTCATTTATAAATATACAAAGCATCTCGGCTCAAAATAAGTCAAATAAAGAGAAAATAATAACCCTTACATCTGAAAACTTCGATAAAAACATTAAAAAAGGTGTTGTATTAGTTGATTTTTGGGCAACATGGTGCCGTCCATGCTTAATGCAAAACCCTATTCTTGAAAAATTAGCAGACACATTAAAAAATAAAATAAGCATAGGCAAACTTGATATAGATAAAAATAAAGATATTGCAAAAAGATATGGAATAAGTAGAATACCAACAACTATTATTTTTGTAGATGGCAAAGCTATTGACAAGGAACTAGGAGTTCAAAGTATTGATATGCTTTTAAGAAGACTATCTCCATATATAAAAAAATAA
- a CDS encoding 6-phosphofructokinase: MKESKLFHGKTLGILSGGGDTPAINSSIENIRNRAQLLGYKVYGIRKGWKGLLGDGDIVNLTNQPYDGIYGGTALGSSRTNPFPSKKNPENRVPQILRNIERYKLDVIVSIGGDDTNGAAKKLYETEGIPVIGFPKTIDNDLRTHTFHEYSNKKIEAVLCPGYPSALKGVMEFTQRLKTTAESHARVMVLEVMGRDAGWLTGGAAYGQADVVLVPEYPMDKNRKDFFFEFVKEEYMRSPKKSLIIAVSEGLKWYDEETGKTDVVYASTEHDEYGHPRLGGISGVIASEITSKLGIDARAQVIGYYARSGACRLYDRKLTATLADKVADLLIREDYGKMPVINKMVEYPELEEYNTSCIDMGNVGNMPLPEIYYDVDEFRFTDAYYDFMHYILGDRTFSDFKYNFPVVIP, translated from the coding sequence ATGAAAGAAAGTAAATTATTTCACGGGAAAACATTAGGAATCCTTTCTGGTGGAGGGGATACTCCTGCTATTAATTCGAGCATTGAAAACATTCGAAACAGGGCTCAATTATTAGGCTATAAGGTTTATGGAATTCGCAAAGGCTGGAAGGGTTTGCTAGGCGATGGTGATATTGTTAACCTTACAAATCAGCCTTATGATGGTATTTATGGAGGAACTGCTCTTGGTTCTAGCAGAACAAATCCTTTTCCTTCTAAGAAAAATCCGGAAAATCGTGTGCCTCAAATATTGAGAAATATTGAAAGATATAAATTAGATGTAATTGTGTCAATAGGCGGAGATGACACCAATGGCGCTGCAAAAAAATTGTATGAAACAGAAGGTATTCCTGTTATAGGCTTTCCTAAAACTATTGATAATGATTTGAGAACACATACATTTCATGAATATTCAAATAAAAAAATTGAAGCAGTTTTATGTCCCGGCTATCCAAGTGCTTTAAAGGGCGTGATGGAATTTACTCAGAGATTGAAAACAACTGCTGAATCGCATGCGCGCGTTATGGTTTTAGAAGTAATGGGTCGTGATGCTGGCTGGCTTACTGGCGGTGCTGCATACGGACAAGCAGATGTTGTTTTAGTGCCAGAATATCCTATGGATAAAAATAGAAAGGATTTCTTCTTTGAATTTGTAAAAGAAGAGTATATGCGAAGTCCAAAAAAATCCTTAATTATAGCTGTTTCTGAAGGATTAAAATGGTATGATGAAGAAACTGGTAAAACAGATGTAGTCTATGCTTCAACAGAGCATGATGAATATGGACATCCTAGATTAGGTGGTATTAGTGGAGTTATTGCAAGTGAAATAACAAGCAAATTAGGCATAGATGCTCGTGCTCAAGTTATTGGATATTATGCAAGATCTGGTGCGTGTAGGTTGTATGATAGAAAACTCACAGCTACTTTAGCAGATAAAGTTGCGGATTTGTTAATTAGAGAAGACTATGGCAAAATGCCGGTAATTAATAAAATGGTTGAATATCCAGAACTTGAAGAATATAACACAAGTTGCATTGATATGGGTAATGTTGGAAATATGCCTTTGCCGGAAATTTATTATGATGTTGATGAATTTAGATTCACTGATGCATACTACGACTTCATGCATTATATTCTTGGTGATAGAACTTTTTCCGATTTTAAATATAATTTCCCTGTTGTAATACCTTAA
- a CDS encoding M20/M25/M40 family metallo-hydrolase, whose protein sequence is MKNSFFFLVFFCAQILNAQILNVSADSLIKHVNFLAGAECKGRLPGDIGYDKAIKYSIDYFKYLGLTGLNDSWLQTFPLETNIIDDADVVIKIGSEKKVLKHGYEFSVRGYSGSGKINSKIVFCGYGADLPNYSDYKGVDVKNKIAMVFKANPPFIPNLPQYSIRQAADNAYRHGAKGIIFISQPNQKNPQKPIGSMMHGPGPMHADFPQVQIEVEMAEKIMQDAGYSLSDLQSEIDSKHEPKSICTNSKAYIFVKATYNPNGETSNVISVLQGNDDVLKDEYVIIFAHLDHVGFIGDHMYYPGATDNASGSAAIYELARVLSLEKQNIKRSIMFVLFSSEEKGLDGSEYFVNNLPVPKEKIYAAFNMDCIGYGDTLKAGNGLSCPRLWQIALEEAAKENFIVSKDTWKGGGADLTPFYKAGIDGLYFVNTGAHEYLHLPTDKPETINKDIFSKMVKWIANILYRVANE, encoded by the coding sequence ATGAAAAATTCTTTCTTTTTTCTTGTTTTTTTCTGTGCTCAAATTTTAAATGCTCAAATTTTAAATGTTAGCGCAGATTCTTTAATAAAGCATGTGAATTTCTTGGCGGGTGCAGAATGTAAGGGTCGCCTGCCAGGTGATATTGGATATGATAAGGCTATAAAATATTCTATTGATTATTTTAAATATTTGGGACTAACTGGTTTAAACGATAGTTGGCTCCAAACATTTCCACTTGAAACCAATATTATTGATGATGCAGATGTTGTAATTAAAATAGGTAGTGAAAAAAAGGTTTTAAAACATGGCTATGAGTTTTCTGTTAGAGGCTATTCTGGTAGCGGAAAAATAAACTCAAAAATAGTATTTTGTGGCTATGGTGCAGATTTGCCAAATTATTCTGATTATAAAGGAGTAGATGTGAAAAACAAAATAGCAATGGTTTTTAAAGCAAATCCTCCTTTTATACCTAATTTGCCTCAATATTCAATAAGGCAAGCTGCTGACAATGCTTATAGACATGGAGCAAAAGGGATTATTTTTATTTCACAACCAAATCAAAAAAATCCGCAAAAACCTATTGGGAGTATGATGCATGGTCCAGGTCCTATGCACGCTGATTTTCCTCAAGTGCAAATAGAAGTAGAAATGGCTGAAAAGATAATGCAAGATGCCGGTTATTCTTTGTCTGATTTGCAGTCTGAAATAGATTCAAAGCACGAACCAAAAAGTATTTGCACTAATTCCAAGGCTTATATTTTTGTAAAAGCTACCTATAATCCAAATGGAGAAACATCAAATGTTATTTCAGTTTTGCAAGGTAATGACGATGTTTTAAAAGATGAATACGTAATTATATTTGCTCATTTAGACCATGTGGGATTTATTGGTGACCATATGTATTATCCGGGAGCTACTGACAATGCTTCAGGTAGTGCAGCTATTTATGAATTAGCTCGAGTATTAAGCCTAGAAAAGCAAAATATTAAAAGATCTATAATGTTTGTTTTGTTTAGTAGTGAGGAAAAAGGTCTTGATGGTTCTGAATATTTTGTAAATAATTTGCCTGTACCAAAGGAAAAAATATATGCTGCCTTTAATATGGATTGCATTGGCTACGGAGATACTTTAAAGGCTGGTAATGGCTTGAGCTGCCCAAGATTATGGCAAATTGCTTTAGAAGAAGCAGCAAAAGAAAATTTTATTGTTTCAAAAGACACATGGAAGGGCGGAGGAGCCGATTTAACTCCTTTTTATAAAGCAGGTATTGATGGCTTGTATTTTGTAAATACAGGTGCTCATGAATATTTGCATTTACCTACTGATAAGCCTGAAACAATAAATAAAGATATTTTTTCAAAAATGGTGAAATGGATTGCTAATATTTTATATCGTGTAGCAAATGAATAA
- a CDS encoding D-glycero-beta-D-manno-heptose-7-phosphate kinase: MKSLKESFKNKKILIIGDVMIDAYIWGHVDRISPEAPVPVVSVQKRESRMGGAANVAMNIQVFGSTPVLASVIGNDEQAVLFEKILKENNMPSDGLLKNETRKTTTKFRIIGNNMQMLRVDDETDSALSEKLQSEFISHITSLFKKYNFDAIIFEDYDKGVVFEKLIETVVNEAKEKKIPVLVDPKKRNFNSYKNITVFKPNLKELKDALNTELPNDIEGLAACCEDFRVKQNIDCLQLTLGERGMLICYNENNKAKYMHIPSRVRKVADVSGAGDTVISVSSLAISSGLTLTEMAEISNIAAGIVCEHVGVVPVDIPKFWQSLESINFR; the protein is encoded by the coding sequence ATGAAATCATTAAAAGAATCTTTTAAAAATAAAAAAATCCTCATCATAGGAGATGTAATGATAGACGCATATATCTGGGGACATGTTGACAGAATTAGCCCTGAAGCTCCTGTTCCTGTGGTGTCGGTTCAAAAACGCGAGAGCAGAATGGGTGGTGCTGCAAATGTAGCCATGAATATTCAAGTATTTGGAAGCACTCCTGTTTTAGCATCAGTCATTGGAAACGATGAACAAGCTGTTTTATTTGAAAAGATTTTAAAAGAAAACAATATGCCTTCTGATGGCTTGCTAAAAAACGAAACGAGAAAAACCACAACCAAGTTTCGCATCATAGGAAATAATATGCAAATGCTTAGAGTTGATGATGAAACAGACTCAGCGTTGTCCGAGAAATTACAATCTGAATTTATATCGCACATAACATCATTGTTCAAAAAATATAATTTCGACGCAATAATTTTTGAAGATTACGACAAAGGTGTTGTTTTTGAAAAACTCATAGAAACCGTTGTTAATGAGGCTAAAGAAAAGAAAATTCCTGTTTTAGTTGACCCTAAAAAAAGAAATTTTAATAGCTACAAGAATATTACTGTTTTCAAACCAAATTTAAAAGAATTAAAAGACGCATTAAACACAGAATTGCCAAACGATATAGAAGGATTAGCTGCTTGCTGTGAAGATTTTCGCGTTAAGCAAAACATTGATTGTCTTCAACTTACGCTTGGCGAACGTGGCATGCTCATTTGCTATAACGAAAACAACAAAGCCAAATACATGCACATACCTTCGCGAGTAAGAAAGGTAGCTGACGTTTCTGGTGCTGGCGACACAGTTATAAGCGTTTCGTCATTAGCTATTTCTTCTGGATTGACGCTAACAGAAATGGCTGAAATCTCAAACATAGCAGCAGGAATAGTTTGCGAACATGTTGGCGTTGTTCCTGTTGATATACCTAAGTTCTGGCAATCGCTTGAATCTATAAACTTCCGATAG
- a CDS encoding T9SS type A sorting domain-containing protein yields MFLRFLGVATLKTSDLNKFDSNAIVVIYDYSGKCVYKASLSDKKITIPTNNFNSGIYQIGLISNNEAFWKKIIIQH; encoded by the coding sequence TTGTTTTTGCGTTTTTTAGGTGTTGCAACGCTGAAAACAAGTGATTTAAACAAATTTGACTCAAATGCTATCGTTGTTATTTACGATTACAGCGGAAAGTGCGTTTATAAAGCATCTCTTTCTGATAAAAAAATAACAATACCTACAAATAATTTTAATTCTGGAATTTACCAAATCGGTTTAATTAGCAACAACGAAGCTTTTTGGAAAAAAATTATTATTCAGCACTAG
- a CDS encoding DUF3108 domain-containing protein gives MKTNFFKILAFFTISIVLSLTSNAQYRSVPNTAYKHGEKLTYVIYFDSFLTGKIKAAYGTFEILPKSENIGGRSCYHVVASGATYKKYNWAIYVKDRFDSYIDEQGQFPLMFLRRAREGKFTADQDIVFNHAKKIAQFKDNKKNKVVTYDIPEYVHDMISAGYYTRNMDLSNFNANNPITLPFVFEDSLFSTTLMYDGIANLKIGLGTYNCIKIKPKVLVGSVFGEAYPLTIYVTNDKNRIPIYAKSSILIGNVKFELVSYSNIKNPWDSKK, from the coding sequence ATGAAAACAAACTTTTTTAAAATATTAGCTTTTTTTACAATTTCAATTGTATTATCGCTAACAAGTAATGCGCAATATCGCAGCGTGCCAAATACAGCATATAAACATGGCGAAAAACTGACCTATGTTATTTATTTTGACTCATTTTTAACAGGAAAAATAAAAGCCGCCTATGGTACTTTTGAAATATTGCCAAAATCTGAAAATATTGGAGGTCGCTCATGCTACCATGTTGTTGCATCAGGAGCTACTTATAAAAAATACAACTGGGCTATTTATGTTAAAGACCGCTTCGATTCTTATATTGACGAACAAGGACAATTCCCATTAATGTTTTTAAGACGAGCAAGAGAAGGCAAATTTACAGCAGATCAAGATATTGTATTTAACCATGCAAAGAAAATTGCACAATTTAAAGATAATAAGAAAAATAAAGTTGTTACTTACGATATTCCTGAATATGTTCATGATATGATTTCAGCAGGATATTATACTAGAAATATGGATTTATCCAACTTTAATGCTAATAATCCGATAACACTCCCATTTGTATTCGAAGACAGCTTATTTTCCACAACTCTTATGTATGATGGAATCGCAAATTTAAAAATTGGTTTAGGAACATATAACTGTATAAAAATAAAGCCAAAAGTATTAGTAGGATCTGTTTTTGGCGAAGCATACCCACTAACTATATATGTAACAAACGACAAAAACAGAATTCCTATTTACGCAAAAAGCTCTATTTTAATAGGGAATGTAAAATTCGAATTAGTAAGTTATTCAAATATTAAAAATCCTTGGGATTCTAAAAAATAA
- the ubiE gene encoding bifunctional demethylmenaquinone methyltransferase/2-methoxy-6-polyprenyl-1,4-benzoquinol methylase UbiE produces the protein MSEKQDKTIEIFNQIADNYDKINNRLSFGIDRIWRKKTIKYLKKFKSENILDISAGTGELTIELAKLNPTEIIAADPSEKMLEIAVKKFDKHNIKAKTTRCFAENMPFASDYFNLATCAFGIRNFASLQKGLQETYRVLKPQAIAAIIEFGMPKNKLWRFFYKFYFNKILPVRGHKMSKHNFAYSYLNSTVNSFPYGKDMENIFKENGFEILKTKAFSGGIAYLYIVRKFA, from the coding sequence ATGTCTGAAAAGCAAGACAAAACAATAGAAATATTTAATCAAATAGCTGATAACTACGATAAAATCAATAACCGCCTTTCTTTTGGAATAGATAGAATTTGGCGAAAAAAAACAATAAAATATTTAAAGAAGTTTAAGTCTGAAAACATTTTAGATATTTCTGCTGGAACAGGAGAGCTAACAATTGAATTGGCAAAACTCAATCCTACAGAAATAATTGCAGCAGATCCATCAGAAAAAATGTTGGAAATAGCTGTAAAAAAATTTGATAAACATAATATTAAAGCCAAAACCACAAGATGCTTTGCAGAAAATATGCCTTTTGCTTCAGATTATTTCAATTTGGCTACTTGCGCTTTTGGAATTAGAAATTTCGCCTCATTGCAAAAGGGATTACAAGAGACTTATAGAGTATTAAAGCCCCAAGCAATAGCTGCAATCATTGAATTCGGCATGCCTAAAAACAAATTATGGCGTTTTTTCTATAAATTTTACTTCAATAAAATTTTGCCTGTTCGCGGACATAAAATGTCAAAACACAACTTTGCATATTCTTATCTAAACAGCACTGTAAACAGCTTTCCATACGGTAAAGACATGGAAAATATTTTTAAAGAAAATGGATTTGAAATTTTAAAAACAAAAGCATTTTCGGGCGGAATAGCATATTTATACATTGTTAGGAAATTTGCATAG
- the alaS gene encoding alanine--tRNA ligase, with the protein MNSNEIRKRFLDFFASKSHTIVQSAPMVLKNDPTLMFTNAGMNQFKDYFLNNETPKNKRIANSQKCLRVSGKHNDLDEVGIDTYHHTMFEMLGNWSFGDYFKKEAIEWGWELLTDVFKLNKDRLYVTYFGGDEADNMPPDAEARDLWKTFIDEKRIISGSKKDNFWEMGETGPCGPCSEIHIDLRPDEERKNIDGATLVNADHPQVIEIWNLVFIQFNRNSSGKLEQLPSKHVDTGMGFERLVRVIQGKSSNYDTDVFAPLISEISSVSGLKYGENEKTDIAMRVISDHIRAVSFAIADGQLPSNTKAGYVIRRILRRAVRYGYSFLNFNAPFMYKLVDILEKQMGKQFPELSKNKDLIINVVREEEASFLRTLETGVNIFENHISKLNNKEISGEFAFELYDTYGFPIDLTILMAKERNLNVNIKDFNALLDEQKNRSRKDAATSAGDWVEIIPNVVTEFVGYDSNSSNCRITRYRTVEHKGKTIFQIILDKTPFYAESGGQVGDTGWLKSDSETIDITNTIKENNLIIHLSNSIPEDINAIFSAEINLSNRENIMRNHSATHLLHEALRFVLGNHVEQKGSLVSQEYLRFDFSHFQKLNNDELIKVEQFVNSKIRENIKLIEHRNINYNEALKMGAMALFGEKYGDSVRVINFGNSTELCGGTHVPATGMIGFFKIISESAIAAGIRRIEAVTGVHAENFIEKIDQQMRMLKDIFKGKDPVLAVNDLNEKISALQKENDSLKKEKIMSIAPNLASEAIDLNGFKFIAKILDLPTSDLKNIAFGLKNMNENIVAVIASENGEKAGITLFISEKLAKEKNWNAGQIIKEIAKPINGSGGGQNFLASAGGTNKNGLSEALEIAKNYFQNN; encoded by the coding sequence AATTTAAAGACTATTTCTTAAACAATGAAACTCCAAAAAACAAACGTATTGCTAACAGCCAAAAATGCTTGCGCGTTTCAGGAAAACATAATGACCTAGATGAAGTCGGCATTGACACTTATCATCATACAATGTTTGAGATGCTCGGAAATTGGTCTTTCGGAGATTATTTTAAAAAAGAAGCTATAGAATGGGGCTGGGAGCTACTTACAGATGTTTTCAAATTAAACAAAGACAGACTATATGTTACATATTTTGGTGGCGATGAAGCTGACAATATGCCTCCTGATGCTGAAGCTAGAGATTTATGGAAAACTTTTATTGACGAAAAACGCATTATAAGCGGCTCTAAAAAAGACAACTTCTGGGAAATGGGCGAAACAGGACCTTGCGGACCTTGCTCCGAAATACATATTGACTTAAGACCTGATGAAGAGCGAAAAAATATAGACGGAGCTACTTTAGTAAATGCTGACCACCCGCAAGTTATTGAAATTTGGAACCTCGTTTTTATTCAATTTAATAGAAATTCATCTGGGAAATTAGAACAACTCCCATCAAAACACGTTGACACAGGAATGGGATTTGAAAGGCTAGTTAGAGTAATTCAAGGGAAATCATCAAATTACGACACCGATGTTTTTGCTCCATTAATTTCAGAAATTAGCTCTGTTAGTGGATTAAAATATGGCGAAAACGAAAAAACTGACATTGCAATGCGTGTTATTTCTGACCATATTAGAGCCGTTAGCTTTGCTATTGCTGACGGGCAACTCCCTTCAAATACGAAAGCTGGATATGTTATCAGACGAATATTGCGTAGAGCTGTGAGATATGGCTATTCTTTTTTGAATTTCAACGCACCTTTTATGTACAAGTTGGTTGACATACTTGAAAAACAAATGGGTAAACAATTTCCGGAGCTTTCTAAAAATAAAGACCTGATTATCAACGTTGTACGCGAAGAAGAAGCTTCTTTTTTAAGAACTTTAGAAACAGGTGTAAACATTTTTGAAAATCATATTTCAAAATTAAACAATAAGGAAATTAGCGGTGAATTTGCTTTTGAGCTATATGACACTTATGGATTCCCGATAGACCTTACAATTTTGATGGCTAAAGAAAGAAATCTCAATGTAAATATTAAAGATTTCAATGCTTTACTTGATGAGCAAAAAAACAGAAGCAGAAAAGATGCGGCTACAAGCGCTGGCGACTGGGTGGAAATAATTCCAAATGTTGTTACAGAGTTTGTTGGCTACGACTCAAACAGCAGCAATTGCAGAATTACACGCTACAGAACAGTTGAACACAAAGGAAAAACAATATTTCAAATAATTTTAGACAAAACTCCTTTCTATGCTGAAAGCGGAGGACAAGTTGGAGACACAGGTTGGCTAAAATCAGATTCCGAAACTATTGATATCACAAATACTATTAAGGAAAATAATTTAATTATTCATTTGTCAAACTCTATTCCTGAGGATATTAACGCTATTTTTTCTGCTGAAATAAATTTATCCAATCGCGAAAACATAATGCGTAATCACTCGGCAACACACTTGCTACACGAAGCATTGAGATTTGTTTTAGGAAACCATGTAGAGCAAAAAGGCTCCCTTGTTTCGCAAGAATACTTAAGATTTGACTTTTCTCATTTTCAAAAACTTAACAATGATGAGCTTATCAAAGTAGAACAATTTGTAAATTCAAAAATTAGAGAAAATATAAAACTCATTGAGCATCGCAATATAAACTATAACGAAGCTTTAAAAATGGGAGCTATGGCTCTTTTTGGCGAAAAATACGGCGACAGTGTTAGAGTTATAAATTTCGGCAATAGCACAGAACTTTGTGGTGGCACGCACGTTCCAGCAACAGGAATGATTGGCTTTTTCAAAATTATTTCCGAAAGCGCCATTGCAGCAGGAATTAGACGTATTGAAGCTGTAACAGGCGTACATGCTGAAAATTTCATAGAAAAAATAGACCAGCAAATGCGTATGCTTAAAGATATTTTCAAAGGCAAAGACCCAGTTTTAGCTGTTAATGACCTTAACGAGAAAATTTCAGCATTGCAAAAAGAAAATGATAGCTTGAAAAAAGAAAAAATTATGTCTATCGCTCCAAATTTGGCTTCTGAAGCTATTGACCTAAATGGATTCAAATTCATTGCTAAAATTTTAGATTTGCCAACAAGCGATTTAAAAAACATAGCCTTCGGATTGAAAAACATGAACGAAAATATAGTTGCAGTAATAGCTTCTGAAAATGGCGAAAAAGCTGGCATCACACTGTTTATTAGCGAAAAATTGGCAAAAGAAAAAAATTGGAACGCTGGACAAATTATAAAAGAAATAGCTAAACCCATTAATGGAAGCGGCGGAGGGCAAAATTTCCTTGCTTCTGCTGGCGGAACTAATAAAAATGGGTTAAGCGAAGCTTTGGAAATTGCTAAAAACTATTTTCAGAATAATTAA